Proteins from a genomic interval of Yoonia sp. GPGPB17:
- a CDS encoding phosphotransferase gives MEPIARNIIQTLQTQGLVSQRDLVDGSSVLFMGRQRNRFFVYKQLHGPSFFIKHAHEGEAGTVESVTLEAQIYKAVADNADFQHLQAVMPQLLHFDQDSATMTLLLIKDAEDLGTRARRLGQNSCDDAGQMGRIAAQYHILPQSAVDALAVDFPAKPHWIFRLEETPSPLPSLRGRSPASAALIDALRANPQIKHSLQWCRDNWVSDALIHGDFKLENFLTAPSEADPGHQTLRLIDWERADRGDPAWDVGCGFGAFVIHRVMQKSGDALGAALPEMRAFWTAYSASRSGCDSAFLDRCIAMMAARLLVAGYEYCFAQDDLPDLSLALMQLAETVISLEGQAEIAATLARPCKQAA, from the coding sequence GTGGAACCGATTGCACGCAACATTATCCAAACGCTTCAAACGCAAGGATTGGTGTCGCAACGTGATCTTGTAGATGGCTCGAGTGTATTGTTTATGGGCCGCCAACGTAATCGTTTCTTTGTCTACAAACAGCTCCACGGGCCCTCATTTTTTATCAAACATGCGCATGAGGGCGAGGCAGGTACAGTTGAGTCCGTCACCCTTGAGGCGCAGATTTACAAAGCCGTTGCAGATAACGCTGACTTCCAACACCTGCAGGCCGTAATGCCGCAGCTTTTGCATTTTGACCAAGACAGCGCGACCATGACGCTGCTGTTGATCAAAGACGCCGAAGATCTTGGTACCCGCGCGCGGCGTCTTGGCCAGAACTCCTGTGATGACGCGGGGCAGATGGGTCGGATAGCGGCGCAGTATCATATTCTGCCCCAATCAGCCGTTGACGCGCTAGCGGTCGATTTCCCGGCCAAGCCGCATTGGATCTTCCGGCTTGAGGAAACTCCCAGCCCTTTGCCATCCTTACGTGGGCGCAGCCCGGCCAGTGCCGCGCTGATTGATGCCCTGCGCGCTAATCCGCAGATCAAGCACAGCTTGCAATGGTGTCGCGACAACTGGGTGTCTGACGCATTGATCCATGGTGATTTCAAGCTTGAGAACTTCCTGACCGCCCCGTCCGAGGCTGATCCCGGCCACCAGACACTGCGTCTGATTGATTGGGAACGGGCGGATCGGGGCGATCCCGCATGGGATGTGGGCTGCGGATTTGGGGCCTTTGTGATCCATCGTGTCATGCAGAAAAGCGGTGACGCTTTGGGTGCAGCTTTGCCCGAGATGCGGGCCTTCTGGACGGCCTACAGCGCGTCGCGCAGCGGATGTGACAGCGCGTTTCTGGACCGGTGTATCGCAATGATGGCGGCCCGGCTGTTGGTTGCGGGTTACGAATACTGTTTTGCACAGGATGATCTGCCGGACTTGTCTTTGGCTCTGATGCAGCTGGCAGAGACTGTCATCTCCCTAGAAGGGCAGGCTGAAATTGCCGCCACTCTGGCTCGGCCATGCAAGCAAGCAGCATGA
- a CDS encoding adenylate/guanylate cyclase domain-containing protein — MTNQPAPLNKELSRLKRRLAKSDMRRVELEHLIDTGQSFQRSVLAQVERAKAELQKLNEKLQQEQARSDRLLRSIMPNSIADELKQQNGVTPRRCENATVMFADFVGFTAKSETLDPLVLLRILDHYYSEFDRITARHRIEKVKTIGDAYMCVAGLDDDPASPDHVIAAAHEFVQFVAQVRPPSLDPQGPLWQIRIGINSGPVSTGVIGQDRLSFDVWGDTVNIASRIVSASHPNEIRLSRSTVEMMTNPSSFEACGRVNAKGRGMIELFCPA, encoded by the coding sequence ATGACCAACCAACCCGCGCCGCTAAACAAAGAGTTGTCGCGCCTGAAACGCCGGTTGGCGAAATCGGACATGCGCAGGGTCGAGCTTGAGCATCTGATCGATACCGGCCAGTCTTTTCAGCGCAGTGTGTTGGCTCAAGTCGAAAGGGCAAAGGCAGAGCTGCAAAAGCTCAACGAAAAGTTGCAGCAAGAGCAGGCGCGCAGCGACCGGCTATTGCGCTCGATCATGCCCAACTCCATCGCCGACGAATTGAAACAACAAAATGGTGTTACCCCCCGGCGCTGCGAAAATGCGACTGTCATGTTCGCAGATTTCGTGGGATTCACAGCCAAATCGGAAACGCTCGATCCGCTGGTGCTGTTACGCATCCTTGACCACTATTATTCCGAGTTTGACCGCATCACCGCCCGTCACCGCATCGAAAAGGTCAAAACCATCGGTGATGCCTATATGTGCGTCGCTGGGTTGGACGATGATCCGGCATCCCCCGACCACGTCATTGCCGCAGCCCATGAGTTTGTGCAGTTTGTTGCACAGGTCAGGCCGCCCAGTCTGGACCCGCAAGGACCACTTTGGCAGATCCGGATAGGCATTAACTCTGGTCCTGTATCAACAGGCGTCATCGGTCAGGACAGGCTAAGTTTCGATGTTTGGGGGGATACGGTCAACATCGCCTCACGGATCGTAAGTGCTAGCCACCCCAACGAAATCAGACTGTCGCGTAGCACTGTCGAAATGATGACAAATCCATCAAGCTTTGAGGCTTGCGGTCGCGTCAATGCCAAGGGGCGCGGCATGATTGAGCTGTTTTGCCCGGCCTGA
- a CDS encoding Crp/Fnr family transcriptional regulator translates to MAVKDVTQQSLKDCTLLRGIDERALDAVLQEMEVLSVPRGKLIMMHGDTTTETYFLLSGSVIGQIVAETGREILFTEIAEGGYFGELAALDGKARSIAISAHSDCVLGKLRGPTFLKLLRAYPQIAINLATDLGARLRNMNDRVFGLVVYDVETRVRVRLMQLAQEQEQLLDGGVIANAPTHEVISNFIGANREAVSRVIAKLNRAGVIAAKRGEIRINDVETLMDVQD, encoded by the coding sequence ATGGCCGTCAAAGACGTAACCCAACAATCGCTGAAAGACTGCACCCTCTTGCGGGGTATTGATGAGCGAGCATTGGATGCGGTGTTACAGGAAATGGAAGTTTTGAGCGTCCCGCGCGGTAAGCTGATCATGATGCATGGCGATACGACAACCGAGACGTATTTCCTGTTGTCAGGGTCTGTCATTGGCCAGATTGTTGCCGAAACCGGGCGGGAAATCCTGTTTACCGAAATTGCGGAAGGCGGGTATTTCGGAGAGTTGGCAGCACTTGACGGCAAAGCCCGGTCGATCGCAATTTCAGCTCATTCCGACTGTGTGCTGGGCAAGCTTCGGGGGCCAACCTTCTTGAAGCTCCTGCGCGCATATCCCCAAATCGCTATCAATCTTGCCACTGATCTGGGCGCGCGACTGCGAAACATGAATGACCGCGTCTTCGGTCTTGTGGTCTATGATGTCGAAACACGGGTTCGCGTCCGGCTGATGCAACTGGCTCAGGAACAGGAACAGCTTTTGGATGGCGGTGTGATTGCCAACGCCCCAACGCATGAGGTGATCTCGAACTTCATAGGCGCAAACCGCGAAGCGGTCAGCCGTGTCATCGCCAAACTGAACCGCGCTGGTGTGATCGCCGCAAAACGCGGCGAAATTAGGATCAATGACGTCGAGACTCTAATGGATGTCCAAGATTAG
- a CDS encoding GlxA family transcriptional regulator yields MVKVITTDATRPDLVPEGAFTYPVKDPHGTRWFGFLLLPQFTLLAFSAAVDPLRIANQLAQKPLYGWVVLSEDGTAVSSSSGIDIGVNASLDVLDPDTYLFVCSGNNGIKVASENVLARIRRHVRFGGMAGGICTGAATLARTGLLDGKDFTLHWENQPGFFETFPDYAPTRHRFERDGDLLTCGGGMASTEMMLSLISEDYGQDFALAVSDMCLNRPEVSPHTDQRSSIAKAISSRNPRMLSILRQMYANVEDPLTLEELAENVQVSRRQMERLFIQLMDEPPAKVYRNIRLDRAHALLTETDLSVSEVAVAAGFNSNSVFTRHYKARYGESPYGQRGRGKS; encoded by the coding sequence TTGGTCAAAGTCATAACGACAGATGCGACTAGGCCCGACCTCGTTCCTGAGGGCGCCTTCACCTATCCAGTGAAGGACCCACACGGCACCCGTTGGTTCGGCTTCCTACTCTTGCCGCAGTTTACCTTACTCGCCTTTAGCGCCGCCGTTGATCCATTGCGCATTGCCAACCAGCTGGCGCAAAAGCCGCTCTATGGCTGGGTGGTCCTATCCGAAGATGGAACCGCTGTTTCGTCGTCTTCAGGCATCGATATCGGTGTAAATGCGAGCCTCGATGTTCTTGACCCGGATACCTATCTGTTTGTCTGTTCCGGCAACAACGGCATCAAAGTCGCCTCGGAAAATGTCCTTGCCCGCATCCGCCGCCACGTCCGATTTGGCGGCATGGCGGGCGGGATTTGCACGGGGGCTGCAACATTGGCACGCACCGGGTTGTTGGATGGAAAAGACTTCACACTGCATTGGGAAAATCAGCCCGGTTTCTTTGAAACCTTCCCCGACTATGCCCCGACACGTCACAGGTTTGAACGCGACGGAGATTTGCTGACTTGCGGCGGCGGCATGGCGTCGACCGAGATGATGCTATCGCTCATCTCGGAGGACTATGGTCAGGATTTTGCGCTGGCCGTTTCGGATATGTGTCTGAACCGGCCAGAGGTATCGCCACATACCGATCAACGCTCGTCCATTGCCAAAGCGATCAGTTCGCGCAATCCACGCATGTTGTCAATCCTGCGCCAAATGTACGCCAACGTCGAAGACCCGCTGACGCTCGAGGAACTGGCCGAGAACGTCCAGGTATCACGCCGACAAATGGAGCGCCTGTTCATTCAACTGATGGATGAACCACCCGCGAAGGTGTATCGCAACATCCGGCTCGACCGGGCGCACGCCTTGCTGACCGAAACCGATCTCAGTGTTTCGGAAGTCGCCGTCGCCGCCGGTTTCAACTCAAACTCGGTCTTCACCCGCCATTACAAAGCACGCTATGGCGAAAGCCCATACGGACAGCGCGGACGTGGCAAGAGCTAG
- a CDS encoding FIST N-terminal domain-containing protein: MLKVGTGWSDDPDSAIAAKEALDMAVSALDGHAPKAALVYAAIDQDLALVGQAMRADYPELLIAGGTTDGEIAGGEGFLEDSIVIMLFASDTLDFSVGIGHNAIAEPAQSTADAVAMARAGSDKDICLGIAMLEGLGTNIHHLVGGLQTALGSNVPVVGGAA, translated from the coding sequence ATGCTGAAAGTTGGAACTGGTTGGTCAGATGATCCCGATAGTGCCATTGCAGCGAAAGAGGCCTTGGACATGGCCGTCTCAGCATTGGACGGCCATGCTCCGAAAGCGGCATTAGTCTATGCAGCCATTGATCAGGACCTTGCATTGGTCGGACAAGCGATGCGCGCCGATTATCCTGAGCTTCTGATCGCAGGCGGGACGACAGATGGCGAAATCGCCGGTGGTGAAGGCTTTCTCGAAGACAGCATTGTGATAATGCTCTTTGCCTCTGACACCCTGGATTTTTCCGTGGGTATTGGACACAACGCCATTGCAGAACCGGCCCAGTCCACAGCCGATGCCGTGGCCATGGCGCGGGCCGGATCAGACAAGGATATCTGCCTTGGCATTGCCATGCTGGAAGGGTTGGGCACGAACATCCATCACCTTGTAGGCGGGTTGCAAACGGCACTGGGCTCAAATGTACCCGTTGTTGGCGGGGCAGCTTAG
- the ltnD gene encoding L-threonate dehydrogenase — protein MSVRMAVFGLGSMGHGMARSCLRAGFTVHGFDVVAEHVARFVAEGGKAGDVAEVAPDLDTVVVVVLNAAQVESVLFGADGIVPRLRKGATVMACATVPPEFAKDMECRCNSHGVHYLDAPISGGSVKAAEGKLGIMASGSAAAFTALAPILDATAETVFRLGDVAGAGSAMKAVNQLLAGVHIATMAEAMTFGMTQGIKPDVFVDVIAKCACNSWMLENRAPHIVAGDYTPHSQVNIWPKDLGIVLETARTAGFHAPITETALEQYKRAVAMGLGHEDDAAIAKVYAAEAGLVLPEEKQ, from the coding sequence ATGAGCGTGCGTATGGCTGTCTTCGGTCTTGGGTCCATGGGCCATGGCATGGCGCGGTCCTGCTTGCGGGCCGGGTTCACCGTACATGGCTTTGACGTTGTAGCTGAACACGTCGCGCGGTTTGTCGCGGAAGGTGGGAAAGCCGGTGACGTTGCAGAGGTGGCACCAGACCTCGATACGGTTGTGGTGGTTGTTCTGAATGCAGCCCAGGTCGAGAGCGTGCTTTTCGGAGCGGATGGTATCGTGCCCCGCCTGCGCAAGGGGGCGACCGTTATGGCCTGCGCCACAGTCCCACCGGAGTTTGCAAAGGACATGGAATGTCGCTGCAATAGCCATGGCGTGCACTACCTTGATGCGCCGATTTCCGGCGGCTCGGTCAAAGCGGCAGAGGGTAAGCTGGGTATCATGGCATCCGGGAGCGCTGCTGCATTTACAGCACTGGCGCCGATCCTTGACGCAACGGCCGAGACCGTGTTCCGTCTTGGTGATGTCGCAGGCGCGGGATCTGCCATGAAAGCGGTCAATCAGTTGTTGGCGGGCGTGCACATCGCCACCATGGCCGAAGCAATGACCTTTGGCATGACCCAAGGCATCAAACCTGATGTTTTTGTCGATGTGATCGCCAAATGCGCTTGCAATTCTTGGATGCTGGAAAATCGCGCGCCCCATATCGTGGCGGGCGACTATACCCCGCACAGCCAGGTCAATATCTGGCCGAAGGATCTTGGTATCGTGCTGGAAACTGCGCGGACAGCGGGCTTTCACGCTCCAATTACAGAGACAGCTTTGGAGCAATATAAACGCGCGGTTGCCATGGGGCTTGGCCATGAAGACGACGCCGCCATCGCCAAGGTCTATGCAGCAGAAGCGGGGCTGGTTTTGCCAGAAGAAAAACAATGA
- a CDS encoding T3SS effector HopA1 family protein has translation MTPALGAFVAQVGINAQDQITFKGQPVQRASQSGAPFELQLTEFAYKYFYTHPSGQIGDAFGSGTPSAALIADISAANTTVPKVEDGWVVRSVLAEGSVMAERFGTVRKFIAGQFLAAPDAAPVRSGSEITVTHLAGSKTVQPGFFHIFGQEHLDAAEEVKNIRLYFNLTGPGAAAPVAGLISQVLNDYLVPFRFKTATRICDFSRVDTAVLYLPQRVFTVAAMALATQLARLEHFLDDAVPPFTKPMGRGIGLAEDTPDAGSFGAARCKLVAQAIMQARADGEIDPNLFETVFKTLCAAQNLDVGRLYLNPGSDTDYCLNAPSATIAA, from the coding sequence ATGACACCTGCACTAGGGGCATTTGTCGCACAGGTCGGCATTAACGCGCAGGATCAGATCACTTTCAAAGGTCAGCCGGTACAGCGCGCCAGTCAATCGGGCGCACCGTTTGAACTGCAATTGACTGAGTTTGCTTACAAGTACTTCTACACCCACCCGAGCGGCCAGATCGGTGACGCCTTTGGCAGTGGCACACCAAGCGCGGCCTTGATCGCGGATATCTCGGCAGCGAATACAACCGTTCCCAAGGTTGAGGACGGCTGGGTGGTGCGCAGTGTGCTTGCCGAAGGATCCGTTATGGCTGAGCGTTTTGGCACTGTGCGCAAGTTTATTGCCGGTCAGTTTTTGGCGGCACCCGATGCTGCACCTGTCCGCTCGGGGTCAGAGATTACTGTGACGCATCTTGCAGGCTCCAAGACGGTGCAACCTGGGTTCTTTCATATCTTTGGACAGGAACACCTGGATGCAGCAGAAGAGGTTAAAAACATCCGCCTTTATTTCAATCTGACGGGACCGGGCGCCGCGGCACCTGTGGCCGGGCTGATTTCGCAGGTTCTGAACGACTACCTTGTGCCCTTTCGCTTCAAGACCGCCACGCGCATCTGTGATTTTTCGCGGGTGGATACAGCGGTGCTGTATCTGCCCCAACGTGTGTTCACCGTCGCAGCCATGGCATTGGCAACACAGCTGGCGCGGTTGGAGCATTTCCTTGATGACGCGGTCCCGCCATTTACCAAACCGATGGGGCGCGGTATCGGACTGGCCGAAGATACCCCTGACGCAGGCAGTTTTGGCGCAGCACGATGCAAGCTGGTGGCGCAGGCCATCATGCAGGCGCGTGCTGATGGAGAGATTGATCCAAACCTTTTTGAGACAGTGTTCAAGACACTCTGCGCAGCACAAAATCTGGACGTTGGCAGGCTCTATCTAAACCCGGGTTCAGATACGGACTACTGTCTGAATGCGCCGTCAGCGACGATTGCCGCATGA
- a CDS encoding FIST signal transduction protein, producing MTSDAVVLLTLHGSVKVSVGLATGYTPLGQPHKVTKAEGAVVHQIDNRPAADLYADYLQQPSIFYPLAVQDETRKSLVLSSPLNFDADTGALHLVNPVAQDSVVQLSTASRQEIVDAARNAVGQAAAGMQGNTVDAALLYSCAGRRATLGTRTVEEYESVRTIIGQDVPTVGFYCYGEIGPETVDGPSLTHTNAFVAVFLSASGA from the coding sequence GTGACAAGTGATGCTGTCGTTCTTCTGACGCTGCACGGATCGGTCAAAGTTTCGGTTGGTCTGGCCACGGGTTATACCCCATTGGGTCAACCACATAAGGTCACCAAGGCCGAAGGTGCCGTCGTCCACCAGATCGACAACCGCCCGGCGGCGGACCTTTATGCCGACTATCTGCAACAACCGTCGATCTTCTACCCCCTCGCGGTTCAGGACGAGACACGTAAGTCACTGGTGCTAAGTTCACCGCTTAACTTTGACGCTGATACCGGCGCATTGCATCTGGTCAATCCGGTAGCGCAAGACAGCGTTGTGCAGCTTTCCACAGCATCGCGACAGGAAATTGTCGATGCGGCGCGCAATGCGGTTGGCCAAGCGGCGGCTGGCATGCAGGGCAACACGGTCGATGCCGCATTGCTTTATTCCTGCGCGGGGCGTCGGGCAACATTGGGTACGCGCACCGTGGAAGAGTATGAGTCAGTGCGCACCATCATCGGGCAGGATGTACCCACTGTCGGATTCTACTGCTATGGTGAAATTGGCCCCGAAACAGTGGACGGCCCCTCGCTGACACATACCAACGCCTTTGTGGCAGTATTCCTGAGCGCATCAGGGGCCTAG
- a CDS encoding substrate-binding domain-containing protein, with protein MQQQTPPHAIYFANDDLAAGGLMHCLAEGVSTPEQVALAGFNGLSFLSALPKLITTTVTPRFDIGTAAAKWLMQPDEETAIRKVVLEATLRIGDTT; from the coding sequence ATGCAGCAACAAACCCCGCCGCACGCTATCTACTTCGCGAACGACGATTTGGCGGCGGGTGGTCTGATGCATTGCTTGGCAGAAGGGGTTTCCACACCAGAGCAGGTTGCCCTCGCCGGGTTCAATGGTCTGAGTTTCCTGTCAGCCCTGCCCAAACTAATCACGACAACGGTAACCCCACGCTTTGATATCGGGACAGCCGCTGCAAAGTGGCTCATGCAACCGGATGAAGAGACAGCCATACGTAAGGTTGTGCTTGAAGCGACGTTGCGCATCGGTGACACCACATAG
- a CDS encoding lanthionine synthetase LanC family protein → MRHWFGADRTWCGFWARPYDSSRKKAYAYEQSWFDNLRGVWPDLRYHGQTEASGCTEVAWCHGATGIGLARLRAFALTQDPAFLAPAQTAAALTRKTLLTRLTPQTNLCLCHGVCSDIEVFLHPITDDRSVLHEVLDFIKSTYLDAGRPLAYGGGATHKPPGLMLGLAGTGYAVLRCMTTDRPPSLVCIGSS, encoded by the coding sequence CTGCGGCATTGGTTTGGCGCTGATCGAACTTGGTGTGGCTTTTGGGCAAGACCATATGACAGCAGCAGGAAAAAAGCCTATGCGTATGAACAAAGCTGGTTTGACAATCTGCGCGGTGTCTGGCCGGATTTACGTTATCATGGGCAGACAGAGGCCAGTGGTTGCACAGAGGTCGCATGGTGCCATGGTGCAACAGGCATCGGCCTTGCTCGGTTGCGCGCCTTTGCGTTGACCCAAGATCCAGCATTTTTGGCACCGGCTCAAACAGCGGCTGCTCTGACCAGAAAGACCCTACTTACGCGGCTGACGCCACAGACAAATCTATGCCTGTGTCATGGTGTGTGCAGCGACATCGAGGTTTTCCTGCATCCCATCACAGATGATCGCTCGGTGCTGCACGAAGTGCTGGATTTCATCAAATCGACATATCTGGATGCCGGGCGCCCTCTGGCTTACGGCGGCGGTGCCACACACAAACCACCCGGCCTTATGCTGGGGTTGGCAGGGACGGGGTATGCTGTCTTGCGTTGCATGACCACGGACCGACCTCCGTCATTGGTCTGCATTGGTAGCAGTTGA
- a CDS encoding phytanoyl-CoA dioxygenase family protein — MAHPLLTQDHIDSYARDGVVLVKGLFKDQVAQLRAGVARNMAEPGPYAAENLKQGESGRFFDDYCNWTRIPEFREAIAASSAAAVAAELMGSKTVQMFHDHVLVKEPGTSKPTPWHQDSPYYFVEGEQTVSFWSPLDPVRDASLRCVAGSHHWEKPVLPTRWLAETSFYPNDDDYMQVPDPDAEGMDIREYEMEPGDAVAFNYKTLHGARGNESDARRRAFSLRLLGDDARYVERPGPTSPPFPGHAMTAGQRLRTDWFPVLLDTTT, encoded by the coding sequence ATGGCCCACCCGCTTTTAACTCAGGATCACATCGACAGCTATGCGCGCGACGGCGTCGTGCTTGTCAAAGGCCTGTTCAAGGATCAGGTCGCACAACTGCGCGCGGGTGTCGCGCGCAACATGGCCGAACCGGGCCCTTATGCCGCCGAAAACCTCAAACAAGGTGAGAGCGGGCGCTTCTTTGACGATTACTGCAACTGGACCCGCATCCCCGAATTCCGAGAGGCCATTGCGGCGTCATCTGCAGCCGCCGTTGCGGCGGAACTAATGGGGTCAAAGACCGTTCAGATGTTCCATGATCATGTATTGGTCAAAGAACCGGGCACATCAAAACCAACACCCTGGCATCAGGACAGCCCGTACTACTTTGTTGAAGGTGAACAGACGGTCAGCTTCTGGTCACCGCTTGATCCGGTGCGCGATGCCTCACTGCGCTGCGTCGCGGGCTCGCATCATTGGGAAAAGCCAGTCTTGCCAACCCGCTGGCTCGCCGAGACCAGTTTTTACCCCAATGACGATGACTACATGCAGGTCCCCGACCCAGACGCCGAAGGTATGGACATCCGTGAATACGAAATGGAACCGGGCGATGCGGTGGCGTTCAACTACAAGACATTGCACGGCGCACGCGGCAATGAAAGCGACGCACGCCGCCGTGCGTTTTCCTTGCGCTTGCTTGGCGATGACGCGCGGTACGTGGAACGTCCAGGTCCGACGTCTCCGCCCTTTCCCGGTCATGCCATGACGGCGGGCCAACGCTTGCGAACGGACTGGTTCCCCGTTCTGTTAGATACAACAACCTAA
- a CDS encoding pyridoxal-dependent decarboxylase: MDRNQKHKHITGVLSAFHSSEKDEGRMDLDRSKGSTSLAGWFLGPMAENQEVLAQSVTKAVAAHCDARREYGDQFGDPVFVTPEIKASEEYRKTIATLDTKLDDLLGALHGSIPLSSYRNQSHMYWDITMPGAIGYFAAMLYNQNNVAAEASPVTTLLEIEVGKDLARMLGYHVPSDAETAKGALTPWAHITCDGSVANGESMWAARNLKYMPITLAEAIRNEPEMAGGKDVKVTLADGRSAKLLDLDCWELLNVALDDVIALSPRLQKDFHITQEAIKAALDKYSVQNLGLAEYQQRFIAKDVQHLPVVLAPSTAHYSWPKSAALIGLGANQLWRVHVDQDGRMRMDHLRETLQDCLDNKRPIVEVVAVIGSTEESAVDPLADIVELRDEFRKKGLEFSLHVDGAWGGYFASMLRDSKEPIDPNQA, translated from the coding sequence ATGGACCGCAATCAAAAACACAAACACATCACCGGTGTGCTGTCAGCCTTTCATAGCAGTGAAAAAGATGAGGGGCGCATGGATCTGGATCGCAGCAAAGGCTCGACCTCGCTGGCGGGTTGGTTTCTGGGGCCCATGGCCGAAAACCAGGAGGTGCTGGCGCAATCTGTGACCAAGGCAGTCGCCGCCCATTGCGATGCCCGCCGTGAATACGGCGATCAGTTTGGGGATCCGGTTTTTGTCACACCAGAGATCAAGGCCTCTGAAGAGTACCGCAAAACCATTGCCACATTGGACACCAAGCTGGATGATCTTCTGGGTGCGCTGCACGGATCCATCCCGCTTTCCAGCTATCGCAACCAATCACATATGTATTGGGATATCACGATGCCGGGTGCCATCGGGTATTTCGCGGCAATGCTGTACAATCAAAACAACGTGGCAGCAGAGGCATCGCCCGTCACAACTCTGCTTGAAATCGAAGTCGGCAAGGATCTGGCGCGTATGCTGGGGTATCATGTGCCCAGCGATGCAGAGACAGCCAAAGGCGCACTGACGCCATGGGCGCATATCACCTGCGATGGGTCGGTCGCCAATGGCGAATCCATGTGGGCGGCGCGTAACCTGAAATACATGCCCATCACATTGGCCGAAGCGATCCGCAATGAACCGGAAATGGCAGGTGGTAAGGATGTCAAAGTCACCCTTGCGGATGGGCGATCAGCCAAATTGCTTGATCTGGATTGTTGGGAATTGCTGAACGTGGCACTGGATGATGTCATCGCCCTGTCCCCGCGCCTGCAAAAGGATTTCCACATCACCCAAGAGGCGATCAAAGCAGCGCTGGACAAATACTCGGTCCAGAACCTTGGGCTGGCTGAATACCAGCAACGCTTTATTGCCAAAGACGTCCAACACCTGCCAGTGGTGCTGGCTCCATCAACGGCGCATTACTCATGGCCGAAAAGTGCAGCTCTGATCGGGTTGGGCGCCAATCAGTTGTGGCGCGTCCATGTTGATCAGGATGGTCGCATGCGCATGGATCACCTGCGCGAGACATTGCAGGATTGTCTGGACAACAAGCGCCCCATTGTCGAAGTGGTCGCCGTCATCGGCTCTACCGAAGAAAGCGCCGTCGATCCGCTCGCCGATATCGTGGAATTGCGCGATGAATTCCGCAAGAAAGGGCTAGAGTTTTCCCTACATGTCGATGGAGCATGGGGCGGCTACTTTGCCTCGATGTTGCGCGACAGCAAGGAACCGATTGACCCCAATCAGGCTTAA
- the otnK gene encoding 3-oxo-tetronate kinase, with protein MKLGCIGDDFTGSSDLANTLAKHGMRVAQYSGIPAGPAAPEVEAGVVSLKSRSIAPEDAVTQSLAALKWLQDQGCTQFFFKYCSTFDSTPKGNIGPVADALADALGADRVIFCPAFPGTGRSVYQGHLFVNDVLLNASGMQNHPLTPMTDPDLRRWLAPQTTNQIGHVAAATVFKGAEAILKALDAQHAAGKRHIVVDAIRDADLMEIGRAAADLPLVTGGSGVALGLPRNFGCTPGVPVWTGQAGPVLAVSGSCSAATRAQVKYHAARHPAREVVAEDIIEQRIMPDAILDWALAAWRVALDL; from the coding sequence ATGAAACTTGGCTGTATCGGAGACGATTTTACCGGTTCAAGTGACCTTGCCAATACGCTGGCCAAACACGGCATGCGCGTTGCGCAGTATTCCGGTATCCCCGCGGGGCCTGCCGCACCGGAGGTAGAAGCCGGAGTTGTGTCTCTCAAATCACGGTCAATCGCGCCAGAAGATGCTGTTACGCAATCGTTGGCGGCGCTCAAATGGCTACAGGATCAGGGCTGCACCCAGTTCTTTTTCAAATACTGTTCGACCTTTGATTCCACACCAAAGGGCAACATCGGCCCGGTCGCGGATGCGCTGGCAGATGCGCTGGGCGCCGATCGCGTGATTTTTTGTCCTGCATTTCCCGGAACGGGGCGCTCAGTCTACCAGGGGCATCTTTTTGTAAATGATGTATTGTTGAATGCATCGGGCATGCAGAACCATCCGTTGACGCCCATGACCGATCCAGACCTGCGACGATGGCTTGCGCCGCAAACGACAAACCAGATCGGCCATGTCGCAGCTGCCACAGTTTTTAAAGGCGCAGAGGCAATACTGAAGGCGCTGGATGCCCAGCACGCTGCGGGAAAGCGTCATATAGTTGTCGATGCCATTCGCGATGCGGACCTGATGGAAATTGGGCGCGCCGCAGCAGATTTGCCGCTTGTCACAGGTGGATCCGGCGTTGCATTGGGTTTGCCGCGCAACTTTGGCTGCACACCCGGCGTACCTGTTTGGACGGGGCAAGCGGGGCCGGTTCTGGCGGTTTCAGGGTCATGTTCGGCGGCCACTCGCGCTCAGGTGAAGTATCACGCTGCGCGCCATCCCGCACGCGAAGTGGTTGCCGAAGATATCATTGAACAACGTATTATGCCCGACGCCATCCTTGACTGGGCGCTTGCCGCCTGGCGGGTTGCCCTTGATCTATAG